One genomic segment of Borrelia coriaceae includes these proteins:
- a CDS encoding thymidine kinase has product MSFYLNLFSGDTKSKLDNIVSISHFNFKDNLNLMLIIGPMGSGKTEYAAKIYKDSLIIKNKSSKVLNSITKGCRNRADVFFIRNILDKKRFKDYPENVIPYRGGGSDRIDGVDFASNSCDVGQLIDDNPEYGTFIIDETCFYDERLVFMLNKFALDSNALFILPTLLYNFRKEIFNNTAQLLVEYSDKICSLGAYCEHVNCMDESFLTYRYYFYEGKEIAAPYFDPLLIVGGDEIVESAIYPNYATRCSKHHYLVGREYFFTILKPFALLYAKGDKGLLEQEILDLSRGVRGSNFENSLLIESRGKCDIVVLENLLGLPFLAERALITLSLECNILSKGDFRDLIEKFSLSKDYVQKVIVSKEHQWIF; this is encoded by the coding sequence ATGAGCTTTTATTTGAATTTATTTAGTGGAGATACTAAATCCAAACTTGATAATATTGTTTCTATTAGTCATTTTAATTTTAAAGATAATTTAAATTTGATGCTTATAATTGGCCCTATGGGTAGTGGTAAGACAGAATATGCTGCTAAGATTTATAAAGATTCTCTTATTATTAAGAATAAATCTTCTAAAGTTTTAAATTCCATTACCAAGGGTTGCAGAAATAGAGCTGATGTATTTTTTATTAGAAATATTCTTGATAAGAAAAGGTTTAAAGATTATCCTGAAAATGTTATTCCTTATAGAGGTGGTGGAAGCGATAGAATTGATGGAGTTGATTTTGCCAGTAATTCTTGTGATGTGGGTCAGTTAATAGATGATAATCCTGAGTATGGAACTTTTATTATTGATGAAACTTGTTTTTATGATGAACGTTTAGTTTTTATGTTAAATAAATTTGCATTAGATTCTAATGCGTTATTTATACTTCCTACTTTACTTTATAATTTTAGAAAAGAAATATTTAATAATACTGCTCAGCTCTTAGTAGAATATTCAGATAAAATTTGTAGTCTTGGTGCTTATTGTGAGCATGTTAATTGTATGGATGAATCTTTTTTGACATATAGATATTATTTTTACGAAGGAAAAGAAATCGCTGCCCCCTATTTTGATCCTTTGTTAATTGTTGGTGGTGATGAGATTGTTGAGTCTGCGATTTATCCAAATTATGCCACAAGGTGTTCTAAGCACCATTATCTTGTGGGTAGGGAGTATTTTTTTACCATTCTTAAGCCTTTTGCGTTGCTTTATGCAAAAGGGGATAAGGGGTTGCTAGAACAAGAGATCTTGGATTTGAGCAGGGGTGTAAGGGGTTCAAATTTTGAAAATTCTCTTTTGATTGAATCTAGAGGAAAATGTGATATTGTGGTTTTGGAAAATTTGTTGGGATTGCCTTTTTTAGCAGAGAGAGCTTTAATTACACTTTCATTAGAATGTAATATTCTTAGTAAGGGAGATTTTAGAGATCTTATTGAGAAGTTTTCTCTCAGTAAGGACTATGTTCAAAAGGTAATTGTGTCAAAAGAGCACCAATGGATTTTTTAG
- the tmk gene encoding dTMP kinase, giving the protein MNKILKNFYCIEGIDGSGKTSIIQRLQKLCNNKLKYYFTKEPSQGIIGEFIRKQLTNFKNPLRQNSLAYLYVADRYEHLYNTRNGIIKILNEGKAKVITDRYLFSSIAYQGELGYRLNKDFPLPEKLFFIKTDPNIAYKRIKENRTQTDLFEFEAAKFNEINSKYIEMLKIFEGLIDIVHIENSNEEDLEINTKKIFDLIKF; this is encoded by the coding sequence ATGAATAAAATCTTAAAAAATTTTTATTGCATAGAAGGAATCGATGGAAGTGGAAAAACAAGTATAATCCAAAGACTACAAAAACTTTGTAATAACAAACTGAAATACTATTTTACAAAAGAACCATCACAAGGAATAATTGGAGAATTCATAAGAAAACAACTGACTAATTTTAAAAATCCCTTAAGACAGAACTCACTAGCATATCTATATGTAGCAGATAGATATGAACATTTATATAATACAAGAAATGGGATAATAAAAATATTAAACGAAGGTAAAGCAAAAGTAATAACCGACAGATATCTATTCTCATCTATAGCATATCAAGGAGAATTGGGATACAGACTAAATAAAGATTTTCCACTTCCTGAAAAACTTTTCTTCATTAAAACAGATCCCAACATTGCATATAAACGGATTAAAGAAAACAGAACACAAACCGATCTCTTTGAATTTGAAGCAGCAAAATTCAACGAAATTAACTCTAAATATATAGAAATGCTCAAAATTTTTGAAGGTTTAATTGACATTGTACACATTGAAAACTCAAATGAAGAAGACCTAGAAATAAATACAAAAAAAATTTTTGATTTAATAAAATTTTAA
- a CDS encoding translocation/assembly module TamB domain-containing protein — translation MNLFFIKNKIVPSFIFAVVVFISILTVFILSIQAEVHAARFFIMSYLESKSGFKIKYDKIDPYFLSSIKIDNLELSLNDKNTILMNTVKVNFDLFRLLFGDKNIILDVFIRGSTLNFDFNDFKFLKSQNTHSHTLQLNDDSTNRAMLGRILSHFDSLHIHLEDINVNFRLNDSKVLKCQINSFALKTIDDDFLFSFIVDFSTLSALNFDVSHEKILDSIFYFEGKFKKDLEDGYINFSFLELRTGYFDLLEQGFQINYSKGNIEVFNIIRENLDFNLRYDFNKNFLRLDVLFFDVNPLNWISLNEKLSDYKNYLDTSLDGQLAFSYDLKDKDLRYAFLLNSSSKANMLDKEIQGIRVQIKGNEVVADVQNAFVKLKRGFIGYKGYYSLEDLVPIGRLDFSSAKIFNFKDINGHLDFSKENQFFCVKSDNFKVGRLKIRDLNMKTNFDKDNIHVNYLLNFANNNSKVSLKGDFNKKNFNVNLGIKEFPMLFLKDILPETFMTKVIPEYFLSGKYLTLTSDFDLNIVDYTKSKLNSLKFVVLSKLDNFNLMFDASGEGNIYRVKHFNYIDGDYNVNSNFLIQLFDDSFKINTEFNYLGRNYPSYFELNFKDRYANLTFSPKAQISLTYSDSSIVYFFDINDFHFYNESSEVLLNFNAFGDYQRINDDLNVTITKFKLDKISSVPAYNFNFSLEGLYKDKKVSLSNIKLINEISNLQGQGHFDLNGKLSGNLNLFSHVNSERYFLGVDSNEDGSYFVGKFQGFSFNNLKFFPFLNGTINGNFILNFKDSDLFNYSLNAFLETDNLSLVGIPTYCSLNLGLVDNSLNIYNIKATQNKEEILTGNFRYDIKNAIGISNLNVNSKLFSSRINASFQKFDDKTKEEFGILKSETDGEIVLRDLKYKDKDLSVLTIEFKNNFERFIMSSVEYDLIHCLYEYNDGDFNIRLNDYLSLSFVASGKISKNKITSNIQDIKFDSKLISEDLLGSKTFFNIKEHFVLYELNMIGVLDIDGDLYNPDLNGTFRIVHGLISTEYLKLSRQYGKSRILELIDVPVIIKNNSVIIENKFNLDYYSDVNVAARLNLNFLSDSIVDYYKIDIGVSGSSGVPIKFDKVTINFVGHVSGDFFVEGNAEEIMFRGDLNVSNAWVYLLENSIVDFLIDPYRRSKGVGTSDASSKSLDIVTDIKINFDSNVAFHWPDNKISFLNAIIARGNELEVKSDTKTDDFILKGDLNIAGGSFNYHNKQFVFRGVSYISFNENKSKFDPWVKAEATNVIKDGNENLLVTMSIDGPLSLWNLSFSSYPVRTEQEIKYLLTSSIIGGDHGLQSAGTNTAEMALGLASDILVDLIIQPIEDYIRSVLKLDLLSIKTDILRNAIGILGSPTTFAGVLDKTSVKVGKYIIDGVFAKAGFGFLKEDLTPFSQNLNFSINFGLELDSPFFFVDYIFDYNFMKHGHGIGNQISIFWKFKY, via the coding sequence ATGAATTTGTTTTTTATAAAAAATAAGATTGTCCCATCTTTTATCTTTGCAGTTGTAGTTTTTATATCAATTCTTACTGTCTTTATTTTATCTATTCAAGCCGAAGTTCATGCCGCTAGATTTTTTATTATGAGTTATCTTGAATCTAAATCGGGCTTTAAAATTAAATACGATAAGATTGATCCTTATTTTTTGTCTTCAATAAAAATAGATAATCTGGAGTTGAGCTTAAATGATAAAAATACAATATTGATGAACACTGTTAAAGTTAATTTCGATTTATTTAGACTGCTATTTGGAGATAAAAACATTATTTTAGATGTTTTTATAAGAGGTAGTACTTTAAATTTTGATTTCAATGATTTCAAGTTCCTTAAATCTCAAAATACACATTCTCATACATTGCAGTTAAATGATGATAGTACTAATCGTGCAATGCTTGGTAGAATACTTAGCCATTTTGATAGTCTTCATATTCATTTAGAAGACATTAATGTGAATTTTAGACTAAATGATAGTAAAGTTTTAAAATGTCAGATTAATAGTTTTGCATTAAAGACTATTGATGATGATTTTTTGTTTAGTTTTATTGTTGATTTTAGTACTCTTTCAGCTTTAAATTTTGATGTTAGTCATGAAAAAATTCTTGATTCAATTTTTTATTTTGAAGGTAAGTTTAAAAAAGATCTTGAAGATGGGTATATCAATTTTAGTTTTTTAGAGTTGCGTACTGGTTATTTTGATTTGCTTGAGCAAGGATTTCAAATAAATTATTCTAAAGGCAATATTGAAGTTTTTAATATTATCAGAGAAAATTTAGATTTTAATTTAAGATATGATTTTAATAAAAATTTTTTAAGATTGGATGTTCTGTTCTTTGATGTTAATCCTTTAAATTGGATAAGTCTTAATGAGAAATTAAGTGATTATAAAAATTACCTTGATACAAGTTTAGATGGTCAATTGGCATTTTCTTATGATTTAAAAGATAAAGATTTGCGGTATGCATTTTTATTAAATTCGTCTTCAAAGGCTAATATGCTAGATAAAGAGATTCAGGGAATAAGGGTACAGATTAAAGGTAATGAAGTAGTTGCCGATGTACAAAATGCTTTTGTAAAACTTAAAAGAGGGTTTATTGGTTATAAGGGTTATTATTCTTTAGAAGATTTAGTGCCAATAGGAAGACTTGATTTTAGCTCTGCCAAAATTTTTAATTTTAAGGATATTAATGGACATTTAGATTTTAGTAAGGAAAATCAATTTTTTTGTGTAAAATCCGATAATTTTAAAGTTGGTAGGCTTAAAATTCGAGATTTGAATATGAAGACAAATTTTGACAAGGATAATATCCATGTTAATTATTTATTAAATTTTGCTAATAATAATTCTAAAGTTTCATTAAAGGGTGATTTTAATAAGAAAAATTTTAACGTTAATCTGGGAATTAAAGAGTTTCCTATGCTTTTTTTGAAGGATATTCTTCCAGAAACTTTTATGACTAAAGTTATTCCTGAATATTTTTTGTCGGGAAAGTATTTAACTTTGACTTCGGATTTTGATTTGAATATAGTTGATTATACTAAGAGCAAGTTAAATAGTCTCAAATTTGTTGTCTTATCTAAATTAGATAATTTTAATTTAATGTTTGATGCAAGTGGAGAAGGAAATATTTATAGGGTAAAACATTTTAATTACATTGATGGTGATTATAATGTAAATTCTAATTTTTTGATACAGTTGTTTGATGATAGTTTTAAGATCAATACTGAGTTTAATTATTTGGGTAGGAATTATCCTTCATATTTTGAGTTAAATTTTAAAGATAGATATGCTAATTTGACATTTTCACCTAAGGCACAAATTAGTTTAACCTATTCTGATTCATCTATAGTTTATTTTTTCGATATTAATGATTTTCATTTTTATAATGAAAGTTCTGAAGTTTTGCTTAATTTTAATGCTTTTGGAGATTATCAAAGAATTAATGATGATTTGAATGTAACAATTACTAAGTTTAAATTAGACAAGATTTCTTCTGTTCCTGCTTATAATTTTAATTTTAGCCTTGAAGGTTTGTATAAGGATAAAAAGGTTAGTCTTTCAAATATTAAACTTATAAATGAGATTTCAAATTTACAAGGTCAAGGACATTTTGATTTAAATGGTAAACTTAGTGGTAATTTAAACTTGTTTTCGCATGTAAATTCGGAGCGTTATTTTTTAGGAGTTGATTCTAATGAGGATGGCAGTTATTTTGTTGGTAAATTTCAGGGATTTAGTTTTAATAATTTAAAATTTTTTCCCTTCTTAAATGGTACGATTAATGGTAATTTTATACTAAATTTTAAAGATAGTGATTTATTTAATTATTCTCTTAATGCTTTTCTTGAAACAGATAATCTGTCTTTGGTAGGTATTCCTACATATTGTTCTTTAAATTTAGGATTGGTCGATAATAGTCTTAATATCTATAATATAAAGGCAACTCAGAATAAGGAAGAAATTTTAACAGGTAATTTCAGATATGATATTAAAAATGCTATTGGAATTTCTAATCTGAATGTTAATAGTAAGCTTTTCTCTTCAAGGATTAATGCAAGTTTTCAAAAATTTGACGATAAGACTAAGGAAGAATTTGGTATTTTAAAGAGTGAAACTGATGGTGAAATTGTTTTAAGAGATTTAAAATATAAAGACAAGGATCTGTCTGTTCTTACAATTGAATTTAAAAATAATTTTGAAAGGTTTATCATGTCATCAGTTGAATATGACCTTATTCATTGTTTGTATGAGTATAATGATGGTGATTTTAATATCAGGTTAAATGATTATTTGTCTCTTAGTTTTGTTGCATCAGGTAAAATTTCTAAGAATAAAATTACAAGTAATATTCAAGACATTAAATTTGATTCAAAATTAATTTCAGAAGATCTATTAGGTTCAAAAACTTTTTTTAATATTAAAGAACATTTTGTTCTCTATGAGCTTAATATGATTGGTGTATTGGATATTGATGGTGATTTATATAATCCAGATCTTAATGGGACGTTTAGAATAGTACACGGTTTAATAAGCACTGAATATTTAAAATTATCCAGACAGTATGGAAAGAGTAGAATTTTAGAGTTAATTGATGTGCCGGTAATTATTAAAAATAATAGCGTGATTATTGAGAACAAATTTAACTTAGACTATTATTCTGATGTCAATGTTGCTGCACGTCTTAATTTAAACTTTTTAAGTGATAGTATTGTTGATTATTATAAGATAGATATTGGTGTGTCTGGGAGTTCCGGAGTACCTATTAAATTTGATAAAGTAACTATAAATTTTGTTGGACATGTTTCAGGTGATTTTTTTGTTGAAGGTAATGCTGAAGAGATTATGTTTAGAGGAGACTTAAATGTTTCAAATGCTTGGGTTTATTTACTTGAAAATTCGATTGTTGATTTTTTAATAGATCCTTATAGGAGAAGCAAAGGAGTTGGAACATCTGATGCTAGTTCTAAGAGTTTAGATATTGTTACAGATATTAAAATTAATTTTGATAGTAATGTTGCTTTTCATTGGCCGGATAATAAAATTTCTTTTTTGAATGCTATTATTGCAAGAGGGAATGAACTTGAGGTTAAGTCTGATACTAAAACGGATGATTTTATTCTTAAAGGAGATTTAAATATTGCAGGTGGTTCTTTCAATTATCATAACAAGCAATTTGTCTTCAGGGGTGTTTCATATATATCTTTTAATGAAAATAAGAGTAAATTTGATCCATGGGTAAAGGCTGAAGCTACAAATGTGATTAAAGATGGTAATGAAAATTTGTTGGTAACAATGAGCATAGATGGGCCTTTGAGTTTGTGGAATCTTAGTTTTTCATCTTATCCTGTGCGAACAGAGCAAGAAATCAAATATCTCTTAACAAGTTCAATAATTGGAGGTGATCATGGATTACAATCGGCAGGTACAAATACAGCTGAAATGGCACTTGGATTAGCTAGTGATATCCTAGTTGATCTGATAATACAACCTATTGAAGATTATATACGTTCTGTATTAAAATTAGACCTATTGAGTATCAAAACGGATATATTAAGGAATGCTATTGGTATTTTGGGAAGTCCAACAACTTTTGCAGGTGTTCTTGATAAAACGAGTGTTAAAGTGGGGAAATATATTATTGATGGTGTTTTTGCTAAGGCAGGATTTGGGTTTTTAAAAGAAGATTTAACACCATTTTCTCAGAATTTAAACTTTAGTATTAATTTTGGTCTTGAACTTGATTCACCGTTTTTCTTTGTTGATTATATTTTTGATTATAATTTTATGAAACATGGTCATGGAATAGGAAATCAAATATCTATTTTTTGGAAGTTTAAATACTGA
- the bamA gene encoding outer membrane protein assembly factor BamA produces MFTICFLFVFNLVYSQENYKGKIIKGIDFNGLKNIKENDLASTLNAYLGQAYSDELFDKLQIDLYALDYFEGLIRPEFRLEDNKLVITFFVKEKSLVKTVTFIDDSGVFWNSELRDRASVKAKEALNLAKVKKSVVKFEEMYRDAGYRDVVVEFDIKEANSLVDIVFKINAGPKYIVKEVSFEGNLNFKSRILRKYLVSKSASLFFDGRYLKSNIDKDKMQLEAYYKNNGYINAKVVNSTVDIRIPSDDKKLEREVYLKYFISEGSVFKFGKFEITGNLVFKLEELQSLITFKEGDIFDNSRFEQDFAKIRDKYYSDGYIFTEIVPSQTIRDEFVDYSIEILEKEKAHIESITVSGNKKTASHVILREIPLIEGDIFSLEKLRMGMLNLQRLGYFGNVIPDVMPSNVEGLMKINFTVEERETASFRFGMNFGGVSNSWLPFSVFGQWEQSNFLGEGYSLSARLNLAFSEQSFRLMFEDNWFMQTRWTIGGFFDFSHSINTAYQDINGPIFVGKKEVPDPFVSWEAYNNAKNFSDFNTMNYSLAKFSISGFTGYTFSNYLGKQSFVGSVQTALKYVYYDDNVNRPSNYYLRDNYNTIRFENSFGVSVAWDTRNSQSLPNDGFLLKQQFDIFGGFLLGQSHFSKSTTTFERYFSLLGYQDVFTPFFDLILTLRSVYSNILPPLGNGFEIEVQPHHLIVISENFMIARGWGTLSNIYSSFINTVQLSMPLIKNILVWDILFLDMASYSLEGQENSLFVPFSNFIFSWGFGIRSILPQMPLSFVIAYPFHFNNEGVNRYYNYFGGFKFFLAIDMRY; encoded by the coding sequence ATTTTTACGATTTGTTTCTTATTTGTATTTAACTTAGTCTATTCTCAAGAGAATTATAAGGGTAAGATAATAAAAGGTATTGATTTTAATGGTCTTAAAAATATCAAAGAAAATGATCTTGCTTCTACTTTAAATGCTTATTTAGGACAAGCTTATTCTGATGAACTCTTTGATAAGTTACAAATTGATCTTTATGCTCTTGATTATTTTGAAGGACTTATTCGCCCTGAGTTTAGATTAGAAGATAATAAACTTGTAATTACATTTTTTGTAAAAGAAAAATCTTTAGTAAAGACTGTTACTTTCATTGATGATAGTGGAGTTTTTTGGAATAGTGAACTGCGTGACAGAGCAAGTGTTAAGGCAAAAGAGGCTTTAAATCTTGCAAAAGTTAAAAAAAGTGTTGTTAAATTTGAAGAGATGTATAGAGATGCTGGATATCGTGATGTTGTTGTTGAATTTGATATTAAAGAAGCGAATAGTTTAGTAGATATTGTGTTTAAAATTAATGCTGGTCCCAAGTATATTGTTAAAGAGGTTTCTTTTGAGGGAAATTTAAATTTTAAGAGTCGTATTCTTAGAAAATATTTAGTATCAAAATCAGCATCTTTATTTTTTGATGGTAGGTATTTAAAATCAAATATTGATAAAGATAAGATGCAACTTGAGGCTTATTATAAGAATAATGGGTATATTAATGCAAAAGTGGTAAATAGTACTGTAGATATACGCATTCCAAGTGATGATAAAAAATTGGAGCGAGAAGTTTACTTAAAATATTTTATTTCAGAGGGTAGTGTTTTTAAATTTGGTAAATTTGAAATTACTGGTAATTTGGTTTTTAAATTAGAAGAATTACAATCTTTAATTACTTTTAAAGAGGGAGATATTTTCGATAATTCAAGATTTGAACAAGATTTTGCAAAGATTAGGGATAAATATTATTCCGATGGTTATATCTTTACAGAAATTGTACCTTCTCAAACTATAAGAGATGAATTTGTAGATTATTCTATTGAGATATTAGAAAAAGAAAAAGCACATATTGAATCTATTACTGTTTCAGGTAATAAAAAAACAGCTTCTCATGTAATACTTAGAGAAATTCCTCTAATTGAAGGTGATATTTTTAGTTTGGAAAAGCTTAGGATGGGAATGCTTAATTTGCAAAGACTTGGTTATTTTGGCAATGTTATACCTGATGTTATGCCAAGTAATGTTGAAGGTTTAATGAAAATAAATTTTACTGTTGAAGAGCGAGAAACGGCAAGTTTTAGATTTGGTATGAATTTTGGTGGGGTGAGTAATTCTTGGCTTCCATTTTCAGTTTTTGGACAGTGGGAGCAATCTAATTTTTTAGGTGAAGGATATTCTCTTTCTGCAAGACTTAATCTTGCCTTTTCAGAACAAAGTTTTAGGCTAATGTTTGAAGATAATTGGTTTATGCAGACCAGATGGACTATTGGAGGGTTTTTTGATTTCTCACATTCTATAAATACAGCGTATCAGGATATTAATGGGCCTATATTTGTAGGCAAAAAGGAAGTTCCAGATCCTTTTGTAAGTTGGGAAGCATATAATAATGCTAAGAATTTTTCAGATTTTAATACTATGAACTATTCTTTAGCTAAGTTTAGTATTAGTGGGTTTACTGGCTATACTTTCTCTAATTATCTCGGCAAGCAATCATTTGTTGGGAGTGTGCAAACTGCTTTGAAATATGTGTATTATGATGATAATGTTAATAGACCTTCAAATTATTATTTAAGGGATAATTATAATACTATTAGATTTGAAAATTCTTTTGGTGTTAGTGTTGCATGGGATACAAGAAATTCTCAGTCATTACCTAATGATGGTTTTTTACTTAAGCAACAATTTGATATTTTTGGTGGATTTTTACTTGGACAAAGTCATTTCTCCAAATCTACAACTACTTTTGAGCGATATTTTTCTCTTTTAGGTTATCAGGATGTTTTTACCCCGTTTTTTGATTTAATCTTAACTTTAAGAAGTGTTTATTCAAATATTTTGCCACCACTTGGAAATGGTTTTGAGATAGAAGTGCAACCACATCACTTGATAGTTATTAGTGAAAACTTTATGATTGCAAGAGGATGGGGGACTTTGAGTAATATTTATAGTTCGTTTATAAATACTGTTCAGTTATCAATGCCTTTAATTAAAAATATTTTGGTTTGGGATATTTTGTTTTTAGATATGGCTTCATATTCTCTAGAAGGGCAGGAAAATTCTTTGTTCGTTCCTTTTAGTAATTTTATTTTTAGTTGGGGTTTTGGCATTAGAAGTATATTACCTCAAATGCCTTTGTCTTTTGTAATAGCTTATCCATTTCATTTTAATAATGAAGGTGTTAATAGGTATTATAATTACTTTGGAGGGTTTAAATTTTTCTTAGCTATTGATATGAGATACTGA
- a CDS encoding OmpH family outer membrane protein produces the protein MSFIVFLFACFFPLNLFSVNVTKVGIVDFEKIVIGFLSPQLKSSLEQLKSHYQERVDALNSEIKDLRKMYDEAVGTNDLESAKLFGNQYNLKIDELKKLKSLAKSNLEQQKQININSLNSDGVLWGKILNGIQYIAEINGISLVMKKDNPYILYYNSTVDITDDIIKYLNEH, from the coding sequence ATGTCTTTCATAGTGTTTTTATTTGCATGTTTCTTTCCATTAAATCTTTTTTCAGTTAATGTTACAAAAGTGGGTATTGTAGATTTTGAAAAAATTGTGATTGGATTTTTAAGTCCACAATTAAAGTCTAGTCTTGAACAGTTAAAAAGTCATTATCAAGAAAGAGTAGATGCCTTGAATTCTGAGATTAAAGATTTGAGAAAAATGTACGATGAAGCTGTTGGTACAAATGATTTAGAGAGTGCTAAATTATTTGGTAATCAATATAATTTAAAGATTGATGAGCTTAAAAAGCTTAAAAGCTTGGCTAAAAGTAATCTTGAACAACAAAAGCAGATTAATATAAACAGCCTAAATAGTGATGGAGTACTTTGGGGCAAAATACTTAATGGTATTCAATATATTGCGGAGATAAATGGTATTTCTTTAGTTATGAAGAAGGATAATCCATATATTCTTTATTATAATAGTACAGTTGATATAACAGATGATATCATTAAGTATTTAAATGAACATTAA
- a CDS encoding STAS domain-containing protein, with the protein MEKDTLKSNIFYICKDDSVFIKLINRLTALYSVSFKIFIKNIFINNNNKINKLYIDLSETKYLDSTFMGVLIYIDNKSNEYNKSFKIINSSKEALQNLQSLGLEKILKIEYREEKLQKSDMKEYFCLNAHKNTIFNSILKSHILLSSLNRNNKKEFCTLIKRIKKENNN; encoded by the coding sequence ATGGAAAAAGATACTCTTAAAAGCAATATCTTTTATATATGTAAAGACGATTCTGTTTTCATAAAATTGATAAATAGACTTACTGCATTATATTCTGTAAGTTTCAAAATATTTATTAAAAATATATTCATAAATAACAACAATAAAATCAATAAATTATACATAGATTTATCGGAAACAAAATATTTAGATTCAACTTTTATGGGAGTGCTCATATACATTGATAATAAAAGCAACGAATACAACAAAAGCTTTAAAATAATAAATTCAAGCAAGGAAGCACTTCAAAATTTACAATCTCTTGGCCTTGAAAAAATATTAAAAATAGAATACAGAGAAGAAAAATTACAAAAAAGTGACATGAAAGAATACTTTTGCTTAAATGCACACAAAAATACAATATTTAACTCAATACTAAAATCACATATCTTACTCTCAAGTCTTAATAGAAATAACAAAAAAGAATTTTGCACTCTAATTAAAAGAATTAAGAAAGAAAATAACAATTAA